In the genome of Gammaproteobacteria bacterium, one region contains:
- a CDS encoding SDR family NAD(P)-dependent oxidoreductase produces FTRAKTLSAIIAALEALAPAAPAAPAAASGTRDPGPGTAESVDYAALLLAIVAERTGYPEDMLGLDSDLEADLGIDSIKRVEIAGALQKQLPADVGTQMQAGMEAFTRAKTLNAIIAALEALAPTAVTPVASALTLPATRIDYKATLLSIVADRTGYPEDMLGLNSDLEADLGIDSIKRVEIAGALQKQLPADVGTQMQAGMETFTRAKTLHAIIAALEALAPAVPAVPAAPAAASGTRDPGPGSAESVDYAALLLAIVAERTGYPEDMLGLDSDLEADLGIDSIKRVEIAGALQKQLPADVGTQMQAGMETFTRAKTLNAIIAALDALAPTEPVAAVTPVASRLMPAADAIAEVPRYVIRPQSVPFIAERCTLSGLVLVCGGDEATRKPLIDALVAQGAAVQTVDAIEPDAIAMSLAAARERHGSVCGVVHLYGMEPLASDAFADWRGAAQRSVMSLFHLVQALGSELSGIRLVTATRLGGTLGRTAVGDGAVPGGGVAGLIKCLRHEYPEGRFRLVDFNGQTSATIAHYLADELLANDTLPEVGYTGDARYATTTVEDALLENAFAPRLSPSGDWVVLATGGARGITAELLEEIAQPGMRIVLVGRSPEPPAEEARFAEAADATALRQRLIEDARASGQALKPVELERQLSRLLAAREIRGNLLRLAARGATVDYQACDVRDVQAFGGLIDSVYDRYGRIDAVLHGAGVIEDRLLADKTVESFDRVFGTKIDSAWTLKHRLRPESLKLLVFFSSVAGRYGNQGQSDYACANEVMNRLAWQLSREWTETRVIAANWGPWDAGMASEGVKRQFRERGMEPIPLAGGRRYFVNELAYGPKNEVEVVIGQGPWQQIDGIAPRTEAPAADAPSQAMPLIRQSLKMGSGGALVLPHHFTAESDPYLDDHVINGKRVLPAAAAAEWMAQVAVEGWPGWQLAEVRDLRTLAGVVLDNDKGREISIRARASTHSGSGEQMISVDIVEPGRKAPLYRASVRLVERLDEMPPAVPAAIQGESLDVATVYRDELFHTGRFQLMTAIDAFDETGADAVVRSSTPQDWIGAEGQWLLDPGLIDVAAQLAFVWARRRRSASALPARFGRLVRYGKAPLPATLKVLFRLQPPPHDMAIAFDAYFVDASGDLRLAVLDSESTLSTALNRAAGHS; encoded by the coding sequence AAGCAGCTGCCGGCGGACGTGGGTACGCAGATGCAGGCCGGGATGGAAGCCTTCACGCGCGCCAAGACGCTGAACGCGATCATCGCCGCGCTCGAAGCCTTGGCGCCGACGGCTGTGACGCCTGTCGCCTCAGCCCTCACGCTTCCCGCCACCCGCATCGACTACAAGGCGACGCTGCTGAGCATCGTCGCGGACCGCACGGGCTATCCCGAAGACATGCTGGGCCTGAATTCCGATCTGGAAGCCGACCTCGGCATCGATTCGATCAAGCGGGTCGAGATCGCCGGCGCCCTGCAGAAGCAGCTGCCGGCGGATGTGGGTACGCAGATGCAGGCCGGGATGGAAACCTTCACGCGCGCCAAGACGCTGCACGCGATCATCGCCGCGCTCGAAGCCTTGGCGCCTGCCGTGCCTGCCGTGCCTGCCGCGCCTGCCGCGGCTTCCGGGACCCGGGACCCGGGACCCGGGAGCGCGGAAAGCGTCGATTACGCGGCTCTGCTCTTGGCGATCGTCGCGGAACGTACCGGCTATCCCGAGGACATGCTGGGCCTGGATTCCGATCTGGAAGCGGATCTCGGCATCGATTCGATCAAGCGGGTCGAAATCGCGGGTGCCTTGCAGAAGCAGCTGCCGGCGGACGTGGGTACGCAGATGCAGGCCGGGATGGAAACCTTCACGCGCGCCAAGACGCTGAACGCGATCATCGCCGCGCTTGACGCACTGGCGCCAACGGAGCCGGTGGCGGCCGTTACGCCTGTCGCCTCACGCCTCATGCCTGCCGCCGACGCGATAGCGGAGGTGCCACGTTATGTGATCCGCCCGCAGTCGGTGCCGTTCATTGCCGAGCGCTGCACGTTGAGCGGACTCGTGCTGGTCTGTGGTGGAGACGAGGCGACCCGCAAGCCCTTGATTGATGCCCTCGTGGCGCAGGGCGCTGCGGTTCAGACGGTGGATGCGATCGAGCCGGACGCGATTGCTATGAGTCTGGCCGCAGCTCGCGAGCGCCACGGTTCGGTCTGCGGTGTCGTGCACCTGTACGGCATGGAACCGCTGGCCTCGGATGCGTTCGCGGATTGGCGCGGGGCGGCGCAGCGCAGCGTGATGTCGCTGTTCCATCTGGTGCAGGCACTGGGCAGCGAACTCTCGGGCATTCGCCTGGTCACGGCGACGCGACTGGGCGGCACCTTGGGACGCACCGCCGTTGGCGATGGTGCCGTGCCGGGCGGTGGCGTTGCCGGGCTGATCAAGTGCCTGCGTCACGAATACCCTGAGGGTCGTTTCCGTCTGGTCGATTTCAATGGCCAGACCTCGGCGACCATCGCCCATTATCTGGCCGACGAACTGCTCGCGAACGATACGCTGCCGGAAGTGGGCTACACCGGCGACGCGCGTTATGCGACGACCACCGTCGAAGACGCATTACTGGAAAATGCCTTTGCGCCGCGCCTGTCGCCCTCGGGTGACTGGGTGGTGCTGGCCACCGGTGGTGCACGCGGAATCACCGCCGAACTGCTGGAAGAAATCGCGCAGCCCGGTATGCGGATCGTGCTGGTCGGGCGCAGCCCCGAACCGCCGGCCGAGGAAGCCCGCTTCGCCGAGGCCGCCGACGCGACGGCGCTGCGCCAGCGCCTGATCGAGGACGCGCGTGCGAGTGGTCAGGCTCTTAAACCGGTCGAACTTGAGCGTCAGCTTTCGCGGCTGCTGGCGGCGCGCGAGATTCGCGGCAATCTGCTGCGCCTGGCGGCGCGAGGCGCCACGGTCGACTACCAGGCCTGCGATGTGCGTGATGTTCAGGCCTTCGGTGGACTGATCGATTCGGTGTACGACCGATACGGTCGCATCGACGCGGTACTGCACGGCGCTGGCGTGATCGAGGACAGGCTGCTGGCCGACAAGACCGTCGAATCATTCGACCGCGTGTTCGGTACCAAGATCGATTCGGCCTGGACCCTGAAGCACAGGCTGCGTCCTGAATCGCTGAAGCTGCTGGTGTTCTTCAGCAGCGTCGCTGGCCGCTACGGCAATCAAGGGCAGTCCGACTACGCCTGCGCCAACGAGGTGATGAACCGCCTGGCATGGCAGTTGTCGCGCGAATGGACCGAGACGCGCGTGATTGCCGCCAACTGGGGTCCCTGGGACGCCGGAATGGCCAGTGAAGGCGTCAAGCGCCAGTTCCGGGAACGCGGCATGGAACCGATTCCTTTGGCTGGCGGGCGCCGCTACTTCGTCAATGAACTCGCCTACGGGCCGAAGAATGAAGTCGAAGTGGTGATCGGCCAGGGGCCGTGGCAGCAGATCGACGGCATCGCGCCGCGCACCGAGGCGCCGGCCGCCGACGCACCGTCGCAGGCGATGCCACTGATCCGCCAGTCGCTGAAGATGGGCAGCGGCGGCGCGCTGGTATTGCCTCACCATTTCACGGCGGAATCGGACCCCTATCTGGACGACCACGTCATCAACGGCAAGCGCGTGCTGCCGGCGGCCGCGGCGGCCGAGTGGATGGCGCAGGTGGCGGTGGAAGGTTGGCCGGGTTGGCAGCTCGCCGAGGTTCGCGACCTCAGGACATTGGCCGGCGTGGTGCTGGACAACGACAAGGGCCGGGAAATTTCGATTCGTGCGCGGGCCTCCACACATTCCGGCAGCGGCGAGCAGATGATCAGCGTCGACATCGTCGAACCGGGCCGCAAGGCACCGCTGTATCGCGCCTCGGTCCGCCTGGTCGAGCGCCTTGACGAGATGCCACCGGCGGTGCCTGCGGCGATTCAGGGTGAATCGCTGGATGTCGCCACGGTGTATCGCGACGAGCTGTTCCATACCGGACGATTCCAGCTGATGACCGCGATCGACGCCTTCGACGAGACCGGCGCCGACGCCGTGGTGCGATCCAGCACGCCGCAGGACTGGATCGGCGCCGAAGGCCAGTGGCTGCTCGATCCGGGGCTGATCGATGTCGCGGCCCAGTTGGCCTTCGTCTGGGCGCGCAGGCGGCGTTCGGCCAGCGCGCTGCCGGCGCGCTTTGGCCGGCTCGTACGCTATGGAAAGGCACCATTGCCCGCTACATTGAAGGTGCTGTTCCGCCTGCAACCGCCACCCCACGACATGGCCATTGCCTTCGATGCCTACTTCGTCGACGCCTCGGGCGATCTGCGCCTGGCGGTCCTCGACAGCGAAAGCACTCTGTCAACGGCGCTGAACCGCGCCGCGGGGCATTCGTGA